The proteins below are encoded in one region of Campylobacter helveticus:
- the glmU gene encoding bifunctional UDP-N-acetylglucosamine diphosphorylase/glucosamine-1-phosphate N-acetyltransferase GlmU, giving the protein MKSSVVILAAGLGTRMKSNTPKVLQKICAKSMILHILEKAFALSDDVSVVLSHQKERVEKEICEFFPQTKFIEQDLVRFPGTAGALKDYKPQNERVLILCGDMPLVELESLKALLELESEFSLAVFEAKDAKSYGRVVLENDEVQKIVELKDANEEEKKLKTCNAGVYALNSKLLNEILPLIDNENKAKEYYLTDAVKLAKEKNIHIKPLFVDEDEFMGVNDKFELSVAENLLQDKIKKHWFKEGVIFHNPNSIFIGLDVKFIGECEVYENVRIEGKSVIENSIIKSSSVIEESVVINSSIGPLAHLRPKCALKNTHIGNFVECKNAKLNGVKAGHLSYLGDCEIEEGTNIGCGTITCNYDGVKKHKTIIGKNVFVGSDTQFIAPVCIDDEVIIAAGSSVSENVPKGALFINRAQSKILKDYYYKKFQ; this is encoded by the coding sequence ATGAAAAGCTCCGTAGTTATCTTAGCAGCAGGTCTTGGGACAAGGATGAAGTCAAACACACCCAAAGTTTTACAAAAAATTTGTGCTAAAAGTATGATTTTGCATATTTTAGAAAAAGCTTTTGCGTTAAGTGATGATGTGAGTGTTGTTTTATCACATCAAAAAGAAAGGGTGGAGAAAGAAATTTGTGAGTTTTTTCCACAAACTAAGTTTATAGAGCAAGATTTAGTCCGTTTCCCAGGCACCGCAGGAGCTTTAAAGGATTATAAGCCACAAAATGAAAGGGTTTTAATTCTTTGTGGAGATATGCCTTTAGTGGAGCTTGAAAGTCTTAAGGCTTTGCTTGAGCTTGAAAGTGAATTTAGCCTAGCGGTATTTGAAGCAAAGGACGCCAAAAGCTATGGTAGAGTGGTGCTTGAAAATGATGAAGTGCAAAAGATAGTCGAGCTTAAAGACGCAAATGAAGAAGAGAAAAAGCTCAAAACCTGTAATGCCGGCGTTTATGCTCTTAATTCAAAGCTTTTAAATGAAATTCTACCCTTGATAGATAATGAAAATAAAGCAAAAGAATATTATTTAACCGATGCGGTAAAACTTGCAAAAGAAAAAAATATCCACATTAAGCCTTTATTTGTCGATGAAGACGAATTTATGGGGGTTAATGACAAATTTGAGCTGAGTGTGGCGGAGAATTTACTGCAAGATAAAATTAAAAAGCACTGGTTTAAAGAGGGTGTTATCTTTCATAATCCAAACTCAATTTTCATAGGCTTAGATGTGAAATTTATAGGCGAGTGTGAAGTGTATGAAAATGTAAGGATAGAGGGAAAAAGCGTGATAGAAAACTCTATCATTAAAAGTTCAAGCGTGATAGAAGAAAGCGTAGTTATAAATTCAAGCATAGGACCTTTAGCGCATTTGCGTCCAAAATGTGCGCTTAAAAACACGCATATAGGAAATTTTGTCGAGTGTAAAAACGCCAAGCTTAATGGCGTAAAAGCTGGGCATTTAAGCTATCTTGGAGATTGCGAGATAGAGGAGGGGACTAACATAGGCTGCGGGACGATTACTTGTAATTATGACGGAGTGAAAAAGCACAAAACCATCATCGGCAAAAATGTCTTCGTGGGTTCGGATACGCAGTTTATCGCTCCTGTTTGTATAGACGATGAAGTGATTATCGCGGCGGGTAGTTCTGTAAGTGAAAATGTGCCAAAAGGTGCGCTTTTTATCAATAGAGCGCAAAGCAAAATTTTAAAAGATTATTATTATAAAAAATTTCAATGA
- the coaBC gene encoding bifunctional phosphopantothenoylcysteine decarboxylase/phosphopantothenate--cysteine ligase CoaBC, giving the protein MKTILLAISGSIAFYKSYELISLFKKEGFRVKVLLSNGLLKFATKLSFEALADAILCEENESWQSQNNHIAFSKDADIVLFAPASVNSINKLANGISDTLFIQTLMAAKAPIIIAPAANSAMYLHFSTQKSLQILKQNGVKIIEPIYKKLACKDEGIGALAEIEDIFHFIKRELFKEEFFCGKSVIVSGGGTKEKIDDVRCISNFSSGKMAKELAFAFYYLGADVVLLSSVEFKTPFQFLAFESSKDLKALLKRFEEGDFLIMCAAVSDFVPKYQKGKIKKSEAGLNLELNLNEDLLKTCKFKGKKIGFKMELDAQNALKNAELSLKEKKLDMVCLNVLGEKNHFGADFNELIFITQDESARSGFKSKKVLAFELAKMCQKL; this is encoded by the coding sequence ATGAAGACCATACTTTTAGCTATCAGCGGTAGTATAGCGTTTTATAAGTCGTATGAGCTTATTTCTTTGTTTAAAAAAGAGGGCTTTAGGGTTAAGGTATTGCTTAGTAATGGACTTTTGAAATTTGCGACCAAGCTTAGTTTTGAAGCTTTAGCCGATGCAATTTTATGTGAGGAAAATGAAAGTTGGCAAAGTCAAAATAATCATATCGCCTTTAGCAAGGACGCTGACATTGTGCTTTTTGCTCCGGCGAGTGTTAATTCCATTAATAAACTTGCAAATGGCATTAGTGATACTCTTTTTATCCAAACCTTAATGGCAGCAAAAGCTCCCATTATCATCGCTCCAGCGGCAAATTCGGCGATGTATTTGCATTTTAGCACACAAAAATCCTTGCAAATTTTAAAACAAAACGGCGTTAAAATCATAGAGCCGATATATAAAAAACTTGCGTGTAAAGACGAGGGCATAGGGGCTTTAGCAGAGATAGAGGACATTTTTCACTTCATTAAAAGAGAGCTTTTTAAGGAGGAGTTTTTTTGCGGTAAAAGCGTGATTGTAAGCGGGGGTGGCACGAAAGAAAAAATTGATGATGTGCGTTGCATTAGCAATTTTTCTAGTGGAAAAATGGCAAAAGAACTTGCCTTTGCTTTTTATTATTTAGGTGCTGATGTCGTGCTACTTAGCTCAGTGGAATTTAAAACGCCCTTTCAGTTTCTTGCCTTTGAAAGCTCAAAGGATTTAAAGGCACTTTTAAAGCGTTTTGAGGAGGGTGATTTTTTGATAATGTGTGCGGCGGTGAGTGATTTTGTGCCAAAATATCAAAAAGGCAAGATTAAAAAAAGCGAAGCGGGGTTGAATTTAGAGCTTAATTTAAATGAGGACTTGCTTAAAACTTGCAAATTTAAAGGCAAAAAAATAGGCTTTAAAATGGAGCTTGACGCACAAAATGCCCTGAAAAATGCAGAGCTTTCTTTAAAAGAAAAAAAGCTTGATATGGTTTGTCTTAATGTTTTAGGTGAAAAAAATCATTTTGGTGCGGATTTTAATGAGCTTATTTTCATCACGCAAGATGAAAGCGCAAGAAGCGGTTTTAAAAGTAAAAAAGTCCTTGCGTTCGAACTTGCTAAAATGTGTCAAAAATTATGA
- a CDS encoding N-6 DNA methylase — protein sequence MERIDIVECIGKKYLVSNIENGEYSYIKVSGSKENLEKSLNKKVEHFKLDMRFCKDDVVILVETKPKFTQKDEKQLKAYLEAEKALHHSQKIIAILANTTDDKIKVWKNHINDECLLKNEVVLDTMEHYMSLFEINKQNDREKVLKNTYDLNELLHKKDIDEKLRSQFVGTTLLYIKNEVKKRGVNHINDKLVKDLKEFWENSNEDAIRVSIERTLSDLLDGSNNKAKKIELLQKNVLNDQKIKKLKLKDWIEILTTILVDIYKYIDTESEEGQDILNLFFIAFNKYTGKADKNQAFTPDHITDFMCRVVGVDRTKRVLDITCGSGSFLVQAMVKELSDCKRGKSEKEAKELMEKVKKENIYGIEVEEKAYGLATTNMLIHGDGNSNIEFGSCFDKKEFIKEANPDIILMNPPYNAKPISIPEYYKNKWSKGAKEGKEDPTKGLVFIQYLSDIIKEINEEREAKNEARKEVKLAVLLPMSAAIGSKSDIKNIKNLMLENNTLEAVFTLPAEVFYPGASVSACCMIFTLGKPHQNSDGTTNETFFGYFKEDGFKKKKNLGRVEQFDESGESKWKKIEEQWLDLFRNKKIIDGLSAAAKVSGEDEWLCEAYMKTDYSKLSQADFQRTLNYYLSFLMQRGQAVKVWQFIEKYVSQVQNNKPFVNELYLNDSGWGEFRLGDIFECSGTFSLVKSELDEVGGGGGNVPFISRTALNNGCDGYVEVEAKFITKGNCISIGGEGIYAFYQKENFATGTNICTLRNENLNQYVALFICTVLNQEIYRYSYGRARNLGRVENEIIKLPINHKGEPDFEFMENYIKSLPYGDRL from the coding sequence ATGGAAAGAATTGACATTGTAGAGTGTATCGGTAAAAAATATTTAGTTTCTAATATAGAAAATGGCGAGTATAGCTATATAAAAGTTTCTGGAAGCAAAGAAAATCTAGAAAAATCCCTAAACAAAAAAGTCGAGCATTTTAAGCTTGATATGCGTTTTTGTAAAGATGATGTTGTCATTTTAGTCGAAACCAAGCCAAAATTCACGCAAAAAGACGAAAAGCAACTTAAAGCCTACCTAGAGGCTGAAAAAGCGCTGCACCATAGCCAAAAAATCATCGCCATACTAGCAAATACTACTGATGATAAAATCAAGGTTTGGAAAAATCATATAAACGACGAGTGCTTACTAAAAAATGAAGTCGTGCTTGATACTATGGAGCATTATATGTCTTTATTTGAGATAAATAAGCAAAACGATAGAGAAAAGGTTCTCAAAAACACCTATGATTTAAACGAGCTTTTGCATAAAAAAGACATCGATGAGAAGCTCCGCTCTCAATTTGTCGGCACGACTCTTTTATATATCAAAAATGAAGTGAAAAAACGAGGCGTTAATCACATCAATGATAAATTAGTTAAAGATTTAAAAGAATTTTGGGAAAATTCAAACGAAGACGCTATCCGCGTAAGCATAGAAAGAACCTTAAGCGATTTACTTGACGGCTCAAATAACAAAGCGAAAAAAATAGAACTTTTACAAAAAAATGTCCTAAACGATCAAAAAATTAAAAAGCTAAAATTAAAAGACTGGATAGAGATTTTAACAACTATCCTCGTAGATATTTATAAATACATCGATACCGAGAGCGAAGAGGGGCAAGACATCTTAAATCTTTTCTTCATCGCTTTTAATAAATACACAGGCAAAGCTGATAAAAACCAAGCTTTCACACCCGACCATATTACTGATTTTATGTGCCGCGTTGTGGGTGTGGATAGGACAAAAAGAGTGCTTGACATCACTTGTGGGAGTGGGTCATTTCTCGTTCAAGCTATGGTAAAAGAATTAAGCGATTGTAAAAGAGGCAAGAGCGAAAAAGAAGCTAAAGAGCTAATGGAAAAGGTCAAAAAAGAAAATATCTACGGCATAGAAGTGGAGGAAAAGGCTTACGGACTAGCCACGACAAATATGCTAATCCACGGCGATGGTAATAGTAATATAGAATTTGGAAGCTGTTTTGACAAAAAAGAATTTATCAAAGAGGCAAATCCTGACATTATCCTAATGAATCCCCCTTACAACGCCAAGCCCATAAGCATACCTGAATATTACAAAAACAAATGGAGCAAAGGTGCGAAAGAGGGCAAGGAAGACCCCACAAAAGGGCTTGTGTTTATACAATATCTAAGCGATATTATCAAAGAGATAAATGAGGAAAGAGAAGCTAAAAACGAGGCGAGAAAGGAAGTAAAATTAGCCGTGCTACTTCCTATGAGTGCAGCCATAGGGAGCAAAAGCGATATTAAAAATATCAAAAATTTAATGCTAGAAAACAACACCCTAGAAGCCGTTTTCACCCTACCTGCGGAGGTGTTTTACCCGGGGGCGTCTGTGAGTGCTTGTTGTATGATTTTCACTCTTGGCAAACCACATCAAAATAGCGATGGCACGACAAACGAAACCTTTTTTGGCTATTTTAAAGAAGACGGCTTTAAGAAAAAGAAAAATTTAGGCAGAGTGGAGCAATTTGATGAAAGTGGAGAATCAAAATGGAAAAAGATAGAAGAGCAATGGCTAGATTTATTTAGAAATAAAAAAATCATAGATGGCTTAAGTGCCGCAGCAAAAGTAAGTGGCGAAGATGAGTGGCTATGCGAAGCCTATATGAAAACGGATTATTCTAAACTTTCACAGGCGGATTTTCAAAGGACTTTAAATTATTATTTATCTTTTTTAATGCAAAGAGGACAGGCGGTAAAAGTTTGGCAATTTATAGAAAAATATGTAAGTCAAGTTCAAAATAACAAGCCTTTTGTTAATGAACTATATTTAAATGATAGTGGTTGGGGCGAGTTTAGACTTGGTGATATTTTTGAATGCTCTGGCACTTTTTCTTTGGTAAAAAGTGAGCTAGATGAAGTCGGGGGGGGGGGGGGTAATGTCCCCTTCATCTCTAGGACGGCTTTAAATAATGGTTGCGATGGGTATGTAGAAGTGGAAGCTAAATTTATCACAAAAGGAAATTGCATAAGCATAGGCGGAGAGGGGATTTATGCCTTTTATCAAAAAGAGAATTTTGCCACAGGGACGAATATCTGCACTTTAAGAAATGAAAATTTAAATCAGTATGTAGCCCTTTTTATATGCACGGTGCTTAATCAAGAAATTTATCGTTATTCTTACGGGAGGGCTAGAAACTTGGGAAGAGTAGAAAACGAAATCATCAAACTCCCCATAAATCACAAAGGCGAACCAGACTTTGAATTTATGGAAAATTACATCAAATCTTTACCTTATGGAGACAGACTTTGA
- a CDS encoding MATE family efflux transporter — protein sequence MKQLSLRRLSVPIFCEMFLRYLSLIINTVMVSQYSNSLVGAMGAGNQILDLFITIFSFLSVGCSVVIAQALGARNFTLARKVIHQSLFLNALLGFFCAVFIFICGDFLLTLLKIPQELLKDSQIYLHMLAICLFFDAVGIVMAAVVRVYNHAFFVMFVTLLMDGVIVLGNYIVLHHTNLELFGVGLSNIFGRILAILALFFILAFKLKIHLKIREMLALEKEVLKKVLNIGGFSAGENLLWIVQYTIAFAFVASLGKENLSVQTIYFQISMMIMLIGQAISVANEIITGKLVGAKYFNVAYKHTWIALYLSLIASALVALLNFILQDFTMGVLKLEEVLKEIMIPLFTLSIFLEIFRSFNIVMVNALRASGDAKFPFFSGLVFMMGVSLPVGYVLCFYAGLGIVGVWLGFCADEFLRGLVNAYRWKSKKWQNKALV from the coding sequence TTGAAGCAGCTTTCTTTAAGACGGCTTAGCGTGCCGATATTTTGCGAGATGTTTTTACGCTATCTTTCTTTAATCATCAACACCGTTATGGTTTCTCAATACTCAAATTCCCTAGTCGGTGCTATGGGTGCTGGGAATCAAATTTTAGACCTTTTCATTACCATTTTTAGCTTTTTAAGCGTGGGGTGTAGCGTGGTGATAGCTCAAGCTTTGGGCGCTAGAAATTTCACTCTGGCTAGAAAGGTCATTCATCAAAGCTTATTTTTAAATGCACTTTTGGGCTTTTTTTGTGCGGTGTTTATCTTCATCTGTGGGGATTTTTTACTCACTTTGCTTAAAATCCCACAGGAGCTTTTAAAAGATAGTCAAATTTATCTGCATATGCTTGCTATCTGCCTTTTTTTTGACGCTGTTGGTATCGTAATGGCGGCTGTTGTGAGGGTGTATAACCACGCCTTTTTTGTGATGTTTGTAACGCTTCTAATGGACGGGGTCATTGTGCTTGGAAATTACATCGTCTTGCACCATACAAATTTAGAGCTTTTTGGAGTAGGGCTTAGTAATATCTTTGGGCGCATTTTAGCTATCTTAGCGCTTTTCTTTATCCTTGCTTTTAAGCTTAAAATTCATCTTAAAATCCGCGAAATGCTTGCCCTTGAGAAAGAGGTGCTTAAAAAGGTCTTAAATATAGGTGGTTTTTCTGCTGGGGAAAATCTACTATGGATAGTGCAATACACCATAGCCTTTGCTTTTGTGGCGAGTTTAGGCAAAGAAAATTTAAGCGTGCAGACGATTTATTTTCAAATTTCTATGATGATAATGCTCATCGGTCAAGCCATCAGCGTGGCAAATGAAATCATCACTGGTAAGCTTGTGGGTGCGAAGTATTTTAATGTCGCTTATAAGCATACTTGGATAGCCTTGTATCTTAGCCTTATAGCTTCTGCGCTGGTGGCTTTGCTTAATTTCATTTTGCAGGACTTTACTATGGGCGTTTTAAAGCTTGAAGAAGTGCTAAAAGAGATAATGATACCGCTTTTTACGCTTTCTATCTTCCTTGAAATTTTCCGCTCTTTTAATATCGTGATGGTCAATGCCCTAAGGGCAAGTGGGGACGCGAAATTTCCGTTTTTTAGTGGGCTTGTTTTTATGATGGGGGTTTCTTTGCCTGTGGGCTATGTGCTGTGCTTTTATGCTGGGCTTGGGATTGTCGGTGTGTGGCTTGGCTTTTGCGCTGATGAGTTTTTAAGAGGCTTGGTGAATGCTTACAGGTGGAAAAGTAAAAAATGGCAAAACAAAGCACTCGTATAA
- a CDS encoding M48 family metallopeptidase yields the protein MAKQSTRITWRNFKICVFKKAVRNLILKFDSRVGEFKLTLPYFYPLERLEGFLEKNEKWLENAWQNYQKNAKKDDEIIFLGKKYKLILEPNLSKAQLFKNEIKTPNLEHLQIFIRKNARIIFNFYLKKWQRKTRLYPSKIRLKMMQTRWGSCNHKKAYINLNLKLTEKPLKAIEYVILHEIAHLKFPHHGKEFYAFLLENMQDFRQRENIYFNKTPLK from the coding sequence ATGGCAAAACAAAGCACTCGTATAACTTGGCGGAATTTTAAAATTTGCGTGTTTAAAAAAGCTGTGAGAAATCTTATCTTAAAATTTGATAGTAGGGTAGGGGAATTTAAGCTCACTTTGCCTTATTTTTACCCCTTAGAAAGACTTGAGGGCTTTTTAGAAAAAAATGAAAAATGGCTTGAAAATGCGTGGCAAAATTATCAAAAAAATGCAAAAAAAGACGATGAAATTATCTTTCTTGGTAAAAAATACAAGCTTATTTTAGAGCCAAATTTAAGCAAAGCACAGCTTTTCAAAAATGAGATAAAAACGCCAAATTTAGAGCATTTGCAAATTTTTATAAGGAAAAATGCTAGGATTATCTTTAATTTTTATCTTAAAAAATGGCAGAGAAAAACAAGGCTTTATCCAAGTAAAATTCGTCTTAAAATGATGCAAACGCGTTGGGGTTCTTGTAATCATAAAAAAGCTTACATTAATCTTAATTTAAAATTAACAGAAAAGCCCCTAAAAGCGATAGAATATGTCATCTTGCACGAGATAGCACATTTAAAATTCCCTCATCACGGCAAAGAATTTTACGCTTTTTTACTTGAAAATATGCAAGATTTTAGACAAAGAGAAAATATATATTTTAATAAAACCCCCTTAAAATAG